AAGCCCTCAGAGTCCAGAATCTGCTGCAGAATGACTTCGGCATCAGACCCGGAATAGTCTTCGCCGAGATGCCGTGCGGCAGACAGCACCTGCAGAACCTGGATGACGCCGTCAACGGGTCTGCCTGGACCATCTTACTGTTGACCGAGAACTTTCTAAGAGACACCTGGTGTAAGTTCCAGTTCTACACGTCCCTGATGAACTCCGTCAACAGGCAGCACAAGTACAACTCCGTCATACCCCTGCGGCCCCTGAACAACCCCCTGCCCCGAGAAAGGACCCCCTTTGCTCTGCGAACCATCAACGCCCTGGAAGAAGAGAGCCGTGGCTTTCCTACCCAGGTGGAGAGGATCTTCCAGGAGTCTGTGTATAAGGTCCAGCAGTCTATATGGAAAGAGACCAGAACCACCCCGCAAAGGCAGTCGATTGCCTGAGATGGAACCGCCCCCTTGCCCCCATGGCTGCTCTTGTTCTCTGGAACAAATGACTCTCCTTCCCTCGAGAAAACACATTCCTGGCGAGGAGTTAAATGAAAGCGAGCCTGGCTCTTCCAGAAACCTAAGAACACCAAGAAGGCCAGGCTTCTCTGGGACACTGTGCAGACCTGAGGTCTGTGGTGGCATTGTTTCGGTAAGCCGGAGATTGTCAGAGTTTCAAGGACGTTCCTGTCACGGTTCTCCTTAGTTCACGAATATCCCAGAGGATTAGCTTTAACTCCTGTTCCTTGCGGCAGCCCTTGAACCCAAACTTACAGGGTGGGCATTGTCAAAATAACGGTAACGCTTGCATTTTGTTCTCCAAGGACACGCGGAAGAAAACGTCCCCGGGAGATCTGAGCTCCCTCACTCTTGAGGGTCCTCCCAGAAATGTTGCAGCTGAGCGTGCCTGGCGTGGCCACCCAGAAGGATGGAGAGCCCCGAGGGAACATTTAGGATGTTGAATCATGATAAATAGGAAATTAAGAGCAGATACAGCCGTGGTggggctttattatttttttttaaagaatccaatCAGATGAGTTTTTGCTTTGTGCTGGAATTTGGTTATTTGGAGTCGGACGCGCTACCATTGCGCTACGAGGTCACAGGAATTTGGTTATTTGGAGACCGGGCCTACCACTGAGTAGTAACGACATTTGATGGCATCCTGGTTAGGAACTCCAGGGAGCCATGTCACCATGTCCCCTGGAGTGTCCTTGGCCAGATGTTCTCCTTAATCTCTCTTACAGCAGTCTTTAAAAATTCCTATGGAGGgtgcgtctaggtggctcagttggttgagcatccaactttggctcaggtcacgatctcaccatttgtgggtttgagccctgcattagactctCCATTGTCAGGACGGGGCCTACGTCGAATcctttgtctctcccctgttcatgctgtctctctctcaaaaataaataaacatcaaaaaataatttaaaaagaacttccgGTCACAGTCCTCTACCCAGGAAGTATTTCCCAGTGGGGTGACAAGAGTAGTCTGactgtgcgtgcatgcgtgcagGTTGTAGACTAGTTGTGGACTCGGGGTGGAAGTAGGAGACCTCCCAGCAAGGCAGAGAGGCCCACCCggccctgctccttcctctcatGCCCCGCTGCGCCTGAACAAGAGCCATCAGCTCCAGGCTGGGGACAGGGTGGAGGGTGAATCACGTCACGTCGTGATGGGGAAAGCCCCCCACAGGGGGATCAGGAGACGTGGTTCCAGTCTGGTCTCTGCCACCCAGGCTGAATGTGACCCTACCTCCTTTATCTGTGCAATGAAAGGGTTGAATTGATGCCTCTGTAAAGGCCTTTGTCCTCTCCCAGTGTGTGACCAGCTAGGAAccagaaaagcaaacaagcaaaaaaaaaaaaatgtgtaatgtgATGGGTAATAATTTGCGGGAGGCTTTAGATACACTTACAAATGAAAGGTTATCCTGAGGTGTTGACAGCATAGTTGCTTTCTGATGCTATCTGTTCACACTTTTATCGTCCCCAAAGAAGGCCAATCCATGCTTCCCCGGatccttttaaaatccattttctatGGGGACCGTTGAGCAAAGACCTTCtgccccatttttctttctccttacccTCACTTTTCCGCACCTCTTACGAGTACAGGGGGTCGGCGCGCATCTTTCTGCATCCGCCTCTCCATAGCCGTGACCGAATGTTCCCTGAGGAGCTTCTCCCATAATCCAGCAAGGAAGTCAGACCTCCTGCTTTGCTAGTCCTTCCTGAAGAGGAGATTGTTTTCATGGCACGGGGACAGTTGCTTTACTTGAAGTCCTTTTCTATCATAGTAGCTTACTTACTCACTCTTTCCATCTTAATAATGAGTATGTAGATGGATTTTTAACCAAGCAGCTTCACGTATCTCTGATTTCATACACTAAAAAATCGTTAGCCACTCACCCTTCACGCTTATTACCAGAGTTGGAGCTCCTGATGCTGGATGGTGTTTTgcttaaataaatgcttttattctttacCCTTGACTATACTTGATTATTTCCAACTCCGGGGAAGGTCCTGGAAAAGTGTTTTTGAAACGAGGCATCCATCTGTGCTTCTCCTCAGAGCACAAGGCACCATGTCTCAGTCATTTTGGAGTTACATGTATTCTTTATGATGAAGAAGAATGTTACGTCCtgaataactatttgttgaaatgaACAGCTGTGAAAagaattcctggggtgcctggccggcACCGTCAGTCgagcacccaactcctgattttgatgcaggtcatgcatgatcttgcggttgtgggatcaagccccgcacacacagcttgcttgggattctctctctgccacactctctgcccctcccccatggcatGCGCCTGCACActcccaaaacaaaaagaaaaaagttaacaaaataacTGAAGGGAGGATGAAAAGAATGAAAGGTGTGTCATTAGTTGCACATTTGTGCATGTGTGAATGTAAATATAGATTATCTTTACACATGCACGTGCGTGTACACGCACACGCAAAAATTCTGTAACATTTTGCTACATGCTGGAGCCTTTCCGTCTTGagttctctctgggcctcattgcCCACCTGGGAGCTTCACACAAGATTCACACAAGAACCTGAGTTGTACCTTCGAGGCCGGTTGGGGTTCTTCCAGCTGTAAGACACGGAAGATCCAGTGGCCCATGACCTACACCAAAAGGTAAACTTCTCGAACTTTACATTCTCTTAAGGTATGGTGTCTCCAGGGTGTCATTAAAAACCCAAGTTcttctacacaatggaatattattccaccttaaattctgaggtgcctgggtgacttagttggttgagtgtctggctcttgatttaggctcgggtcatgatcccagggtcatgggatctagccctgcatcaggctcggtgctgagtgtggagcctgcttaggattctctctgtctctgtctctctccctctttccctaccctactcacacacactctttctctctctgaaataaaaaataaattctgatacAATGCTACATTAGATGAATTTGAAAACATGGTAAAtgatgggagcacctgggtggctcggtcagttaaacatctgacttcggctcaggtcatgatcttgtggtccatgagttcgagccctgcatcgggctctgtgctgacagctcagagcctggaacctgctttagattctatgtctccctctctctctgcccctcccctattcatgctctgtccttctgtttctctctctctctcaaaaataaacatttaaaaaaacaacatggtaaatgaaaaaaaaaagactcaaaagccaaacacaaatattatatgattctctCCCCATGAGGTACCTAGACCATGCAAATTTGTAACGACAGGAAGAATGGAGGTGACCAGAggttggagggagggaagaatagGGAGTCCTGTTTAATGGACACAGAGCttttgtttgggatgatgaaggtctggaaatggatagtgatGATGCTTGTACAGCCTTGTGAATGTACATAATGACACCGAATTATAGGGtgaaaatggtgaattttatgtgtaGTTTATAATAAGCAGAAAAACCCAgaatatttccatctttttgtcCTGCAATCCTCAGTGTCCCAGTTGagt
This region of Suricata suricatta isolate VVHF042 chromosome 6, meerkat_22Aug2017_6uvM2_HiC, whole genome shotgun sequence genomic DNA includes:
- the TICAM2 gene encoding TIR domain-containing adapter molecule 2; this translates as MGVGRSKTDPCPLSLPWGKSPGVDMSQRPHEAESKRSEDISLHAVAERSPGAPPPAGEREGPGATEEAAEEEEEEVFLKFVILHAEDDTDEALRVQNLLQNDFGIRPGIVFAEMPCGRQHLQNLDDAVNGSAWTILLLTENFLRDTWCKFQFYTSLMNSVNRQHKYNSVIPLRPLNNPLPRERTPFALRTINALEEESRGFPTQVERIFQESVYKVQQSIWKETRTTPQRQSIA